The sequence GTTTTCTGGTGATCAGATCAACCGGGATGACCCAACGGCCCTCGCTCATTGCTCAATCGCCTTCAACTCCGTCGACCAAATCGATCCGATTCACtatttcatttactttcaattgctttcaatacgatttttattactattatttactgacttgagcgtcggaggcccttccatcgacacccccactggtgctcttcggagggctctaacgttacttgtggtctcaggttgctagtgcctgTCGATCCTgacgtgactgacgtcacttccgtgATTATTGGTTTCATCCCCCACAATACTTATCTCGAGATCAACCTGGACCGACCCAGGATGACTATCCCACTTCAAGTCCAACTTGTCTCAACAGTCCGGTTGAATAATTCATACTTAGCCCAAACCCATCAAGTTAGTTCGCCAACCTGGCATGACCCTAAAAAGTCAAATTGGCCCAACAGATTGGTCCATCTAGCCCGAAAAGCTATAGACCGACTTGAGTCCACAACCAAGCTGGATATATTGCATGCGGCCCAATGGTTATTGACAACCTAGAAAGACAAAGTTACAAGGCCCagccgtcaaaccctaaaacacaTTTCCCACCAAGCTGATGCGATCAGACGAGTAAATCTTTGTGATCCCGTCCAATTCGCAACAACCCGGGAGATAAGGGCCTTGACGAGGCCAAACTGTAGAAACCTTAGCGGTTGGATGTCCACTATATAAACAACCCGACTAGGTCATCAAACGGACACGAAAAATCCTACTTGATCTCTACTCTTTGAACTCTCTACTCCGGCACTACGCTAACCAGAAACAGCCAGTTTGGCCTACCGCCGCCTGACAAGTTTCATTATCACAACTCACTGTCatcgtttccaccctccgacgccgccgATAGTTTGGAATAACCACGCATTCCAACTTGCCTTTCTATCTTATTTCAATTTgcttatcatttaattttgctATTTCGTTGCTGACTTGAGCGTCAGAGGCTCTACGCTCTACGGTCGACATCCcctcccggtgctcaacctagagTTCTTACGTATTCtcgtgttgacaggttgctagtgcccaatcgaTCCAGACGTGCAGACGTCATCTTCAATCGTAGATTTCAGCATCTACAGTTGATAGCCCCGGTCTTGAAAACCGGTATAGTTTTGAACAAAGAACTATCGAGGGTTCGaatccctctctctcccctttTTTGTTCATTGAATCAATTTGTTTCTATTGGTTTTGCCCGGATTGGTATCATAAAGAAAGGGGGAATGGCTCGGCTATCCCACCTAGCCAAGccagaaaaaatagaaaaatcgaTTAGATAGAAATGAgttgaaaaaaatagaataaaggAATACTTTTTAAGTATAACCTGATCCCAATATATATGATGAAATCAAAGTGATTCCTACTTCAATTcaaacattaaataaaatattatacctTAACGAAAATATAGATTTAATGATAAATATAACATATAACATATGATATGTAATGGTAACATGGGCGTCTCCACGGAGTGCATGTCATTCTTTAAATTAACTAGTATATGAttattcgtgcgatgcacgacgaacatcaaaattaaatgatatatttaaataaataaataaataaaaacaaaatcaaaatataaataaatgcgaaacatgttttaaaaataaaataatttgcatcaattattcaataaaagtTTGAATTTCAAAAtgtaattttcaactttgtataaagtgtaataaaaattagcattacacattattattatagagtattatcACGACTGAtgcgtcataataaatattttcacatataaacataaaaaattataaaattttaatggagagacagaaaataaaaaaatttaatttttttataacttattcgttttaaattcattttcgatatttttatactataataaatttaaattgtctattgaatattttttcatgaatcaaatttgacaatgtttaaaaaagaattaaaatataaaaaacaaaaataaaaaaatagtagaaaattggtgaaaagaagagagagaaaaaaagaggaaaaatatggagggaaaaactcctcttttatatattactccatatagatagatatagatTGCAAAGTATTATTTTATGGGAAAATAACTTACCATTGAGTAATCaatattgtcaaaaaaaaaatgagtaatCAATAAAAATAGCACAAAGTCGCTCTACAAAACCTGCAGCATCGAGCCTAATTTCAAAGCCCTAGTCCAGGCCACTTAGAAATCCATAGCCCAAAATCatattgaaaatgaaataatattaaaaattaaacccTAATTGATTTCCCTCTCTTGTTAGTCGTTCGTTCGCAGTTCTCCTTTCCTACAAGACAAGAAAAAGGGCGGCAAGTTATTCCCCCAAAaatttagtgctcgtttggttcaagtagaggaatggaaagggaatggaatcaaataaaggagtggaatggtaacaataaccattacttttattgagtgtttggtttaataatggaaatgaatcattagtaagggaatccctttcttttgtttcccttctattttgaggggtaacaaattgggtgattgtgTTACCCTTAaataagggtaatgattatctcattacccaaaccaaacaacaagtaatggattcaattacttgattccctttccaacatctaaaaacacccaaccaaacgtgggcttagTATGAATAGCCGCCGACTATCAATTTCTTCAGGAAAAAGCAGTCACGAGTCATCGAAATGTGGAAAGCTGGGCTTGTTGTTGCGTATGGGTGGTGATTTGGGTATTTTCATCATCGATTTGTCCGATACGTATACGGATGATGAATTTGTCATATTCGAGGAAGAAAAGTTTGTTGTGGCGCGGCCTAATATACGAATTCCTTGCAGAGAATTGTATGGCGCCCGATTCTGTGTAATTGGATCTAGTCTTTACATCTTGTGCGTTTGCGAACAGTCAATGAATCGAGGCCACCCATTGAAGGTATACAGCGTTGACCTATCACCAACGCTTTTGAAGCCGCCGCTTTCGGAAATCATATTGGAAAAGGATGTGCTTAAGGAAGAACCTGCACGGCTTAGCCCCAAACAATTCCCTGCAGTTGTTCCTTACGGTAAACGCGTTGTGTTATTTTCTACTCTTATTAGCTTTTGTGATTGGGATGTCGAAGGTGTAGGTAGGGCAATTGATTTTGAGGTTTACAATCCCACTAATGGTGATTCTATTGAACTCCCTCTATTGTGTATCTGCTGTGGCACGCCTGAGCGTGGACATATGAGTTGGCAAGATCAGTTGTTGCCGCCTGTGTACCGATTGGGGGAACATGTCAAATTCACTCCTAAACACAACCCTGAAAATTGGAAATGTTATCGTGACTTTCGTATAACATCATTTGGTTTGTACGAAAAAGAATTGATTGTTAAGACCGACTTTGGCACAATGTTTCGTCTCAATATCGAAGAATTTCCAGTTTACGGTGGGTGGAAATTATGTGAAGACTTAGAGTTTATTGATGATTATGCTTGGAATTTTGTGATTCCAGATGGGATATGTGTGAATCCTTATGGTATTAGTAGTGTCATACCTAGAAAATGGATTGATTTTCCTATTTCATCCATGCCTGGCTTTACACTTGGACCGCGATCTTCAGTTTCTGTTACCCTACCGGAGCATTATCCAAGATTAACATGCTCACTCATTATTGCCCAATTAGCAGCAGAATACTCGGGAATGGAATATGACATTGGGCGTTGTAGGTTGTTTTGGACTCTGGATATCTTGAATGTAGACTTGGTCAAGTTTCGGTACGATGATGATGGAGACGGCCAACAACACAAGCGCATTAAGAGTTTCAAAGATGATGAAAGCCATGAAACTGTTAGGAGGATCAAGACTTTGAAATTTTGTCTCAATAACCGAGTCGTCGCCGATTGTTCTTGGATTgtttcaatgttttgtttgtGATTATATCATTATAATTACAAACTAAACATTGTAACTATATATATCCCATTTAGGTACGGTATAAGTAAGTTTATTATCTTGTTTAGACTATGACTTTTTTAGATTAACAGATATTACTTAATGATGATTTATGTATTCCTTTTATTTCTAATTGGTGTTGTAGCATGTAGTGTATGCTTAAATTATGGGATACTATCATGTTTATTGCTATTAACTTTTAGTTtaatttcctaaaaaaaaaaaaacttttagtttaattatctTTATCACTGTCATGTGATTCATGAAACTAATTTGGATGTACAATGCTGCTTTTATTGAGCATATACGTGTTTTACTCCTCTTGCTTTATGTTTAAAAACGTTTTGAGAATGGAAAACACCACGTTGAACTAATGATGTTCCTGGTGTTGTCACCGGAGGTAACAAACTAAGGTCTTGACTGATTCTTTGTTTTATTCTGCAAttctcagaagttttatgtttggTTTGGCAGAAGCATTCCGAATCCAGCATGCCAATAGTCTGAAGAATCTGAGCAGAAACAGAAGCAGAAGTCCGTTCTTCTTGAAGAATCAATTCTCTGTCAGCCACTTCTGCAATTGATCATTCTTAACACCTTTTGCAACTTCATCAAACTGAGTTGTGTTTTTCTCACAATCTAATTCAGTTATTTTGAACATGTGAAACTCTAAATCAGCACAAGGGGATCTATTTTCATTCTTAATGCAAGTTCTGGCTTCTTTTGATCATTCATTGCTTTACATTACTTTGAACTCCACTAACTCATGATATTGCTTTTCATACCCTGAAAATTTTCTTCAAGCTTTCTCTTCTTGTCTGATATGGATTTGATATGCTCATTTAGATTAACGATCTCTGTTTGAAGATTTAGAATAAATTCTTTGCAGTTAATTGATTATTGAGGCATGTTTACAATCTGATGGTCCGTTGATATATACTTTTTTCTTTCTGCTGATAAAGATGTCAAGTCAGCAAAATAATTTACTATTCTCACAGATGATGCCATAATTTTCCTGCTCGAGTCTTTTCCTGTCATCTTGTATCAAAGTCTGTAGTGGCTCTAAACAAGCTTTGTGctcaatatatatattcctCTGTTTTTCTCCTCAATAATCACTTGGAAACTGTCGTTCAAGTTTTCATTTTCGGATTGCAGTCAACTAGTTGAGAAAATTCTCTCAAAAAAACTAGTTGAGAAAATATGCTTGAAATTTCTCCTTGTGTAATTTCTAGTTCAGAAAATATGTCATCTACTTTGTATTGTTTAGGTGGAGGGGAAGGAGATGATTTAGTTTTAATCTCATCAAAACTGAACCTCATAGAACATAGCATTGTTTGTTTTAGGCTTTATTGTTGCTAGGTTTCCAAGTTTAAAAGCAGCAAGGGTCTTGATTGATTCTTTGTTTTATTCTaataaaacaaacaaataaataaataatagtacgAAATAGATGGAAACTACACAACAAGTAGGAAAATGCTTTATGGAGTACCatctaataaattataaagaatTTTGTGAAGATGAAAATCCTCAATAATACATTGTGAGAAGGCTCTATAAGAATATAACTAGTTTAGCTTAATaccttcttccattttccttaatgtaacataaaaaaattactattttatctAATATGCTACAAAAAGAATAACCAGAAAACATGCAAATTAAAAATGGGACAGTACTACACTCATATAATCAAGAACAATGCTGATAATGTCTAGCTTGACtaatctttcttcttcttcggaGTAAAACATTAGTAGATGGTGCTGCAACAGAGAGTGACCTGAGACGAAAAGAGCTTCACTAAGAGATATTCATTGTAAGAACACCAGGTTTTGATTTCCAAATTCCATGAGAGCAAAGTTGAAGCGTTCTACTTCACCTTGCAAATCATGTACTTGCATTTCTAGAGATGCACATAAGCTTGAGCCCTGGCCAGTTTCTTTGTATTTCTCAAGCGAGTAAATGAATAAGAGACTCTaggtgatatatatctatagctattgattatgcttataaataaatatatccatccaataaattatctaacaaaagtaatgaattaatagattttttaaaataataaattatcaaataaaataacattaattaaacgtacaacgtacgttctttctgctagtaaTATTAAAAGCCAAATCTGCAAACATATCATATTTCTAACTGAAAAACAAGAGTTCACCTTGTCTTAAATAACACAACATTTAGTTTTGAACTAGTTTTTTCTTCATTTGTTCAAATCGTTCAATTTTCTCTTCCAAGGCATCTAGTGGGGATAGATTCATatggtttctctctctctcaataacACTTGCGAGGGAGAGGAGGAATgtgttaattatatatactcTCTTGAGTTTAATTTCGTGTGAGACTAATAAATGGAGTATATAAAAATTTTTGCTCTGTAAAACGACATCCTAACAAAACAttttgtacgtgtaattaaaaatataaacttgatatactctcatttttcaccttttttttttttttttgagaaccaaAAGAAACTTCGAATGTCATATCCTCTTCTTTGGAGGAAATTTAGGTTTGGAATTCGCCTTTACCACATTTCTCCATGAACAAGCAAGCTCAGTTACTATTTATGAGTTCACATAATGATCAAATCGTTGCtcaacttttctttttctaatccAATCACATCCGCAACAGTTGTGATTCTCTCTTCGTTTGGAGTTCTTGAAAGTCATGTGACAAGTGAGGTCTTTGTTGTTGAACCTTTGGAATAACTCTAGTGATTTGCTTCCTAGTGTCGCCTCTGCATCAGAGCGACGCACAACTTGCCAGTTCTCGTAAAGGAACCTTATTGCGTGGATCactaagggtgcgtttactttcatggataaatttatcatgagaaaatgatggataacgaAAATGTACATAAATTTTTGAACAGTATTTGGCGAGGAAAAGCTATATATATGGTATCTCATCAAAAGCAGCAGCTATAACCACCATTTGCACTCCCTTTTTCTGAAAAGCTCATCCATTTCCTCGGGAAAGTTATATGCCAAAAGTCTGGATTCATCAAAGTTCATACTTTTCAAAAGCCCCAAAAACAAATGATCCATTCCGGTAGCACACATTTTCTTTGTTTCTTATAAGCTCATTGACATCTGTGATGGTGGGTTGCAGCTCTTGGACGACTGTCAAGATGGAAGTAAGACTAGCTGCGTAGCTTAGCGTTAGTATCAGAACCACCAGTAACCATATAATCAGCAGAAGCCTAGACAAGTTGCTTATCAGCTCTACAAGAGCGAATCAAAGGAAATCGCGTGTTAGATTAGTGTAATAATGTATGTGTAATGCTGGCAACAATTTTGACTTACTTGTTGAGGAGGCAAACAAGAAGATTGTGCCTACTTGATGCCAAAGAGGGCCCCTGAAATCTTCATTGATCCAAAGTTCAAGAATCCAAATAAGGAAGCCCATGAAAATAAATGAGCAAAAGCATATCAACCAAAGTTTCCATGTCAGTGGCTGTGGCTTTAATAATACACATGCGTTTTTGGTTTTGTTGCTTGAAATACCAGCCTCTGTATAAGGCAGGGTGAAGTTGACATACTGTGACCTATTTGCTAAGATAGTTACATCTCCAACTGCAGCATCAAATTTCTGCCCAGGAATAGAATAGGTTATGTATCTAAACAAATAGTAGCATACTGAATATGTGCTGTGTggttttcaaattttcaaactGTTAGTGGAAAATATAATTACTCCTTGGTGTACTGCATAGAGCAACTCATCGTAAGTGTCGGCTTTCTTGCGGTCAGATCTAGCAACAATCTCATCATGAATTTCCAGATTGCATTGGACATTAAGATAGGAAATGTGGTTTACCACAGCTGCTTTCAGAAAGGAacacatatttaattaatcTTTTTGAACTTTAGCATCTAGTCACAATTATTCTTTGTTTGTAGAATATGTTTGTTGTTGATGAAGTTTTGATCTTGATTTCACTCTTCATGTATGTCCAGTAAGCTATAATGTTGAAATTTTTAGTACAACATCAACCATTGTTTTGGTTGCTTGTGAACATGAGCTTTCTACTATGCAAGGAAGCAAATAAATTATTACCTGCTGCAGCTGCCCCGACAACATCTCTCTTGTCGAGAACCAGCTTAGTCTGGTAGTAGCCATGTCTGGTGTAGTAATCCGAGATTGCCATTTCGATGCAGCTCAACCTCATTTTGCCGACGTCACTGTCCATGTCTACCACCACTCCAACTCTGGCAGGGAAAGGTGTGCTCTGTGCTGTGGTGAAATTCATGGAGAAGGTATTCATCAAGAGAATACAAACAAGAAGAGGAAAAACGGCTACCATTGGAGCCTCCAACTTCATTATGTGCTAAAGTTATCAGAGAATTTTGATGTTGGTGATTATTTGGGCAGCTTTTACCAGTTTTATACTAGTATTTAACAAAAGGAAGTTAGATGAAAATTTCTAGTTATGTGCATAAGAATTTTGGAACGAGtatcattaaatatttttttatgtcaaAAGTCAGCAGTCTTAGCTTGTTTGAATAAATTGGATTTGTAAATTTAACTGCTAACAGTctatcatataactcaagctaCGTGTTAGCATTTACCTAATGTCTACTCTTTGAATCAATAGTTTCATATCTGTATGTGAAACAGTGAGAACATATTTTTCTGGGGTAGAAATATTAGAATTTGAGGCTCTGGATTAGACAAGTAGGACTCTTAAGCAATTTATTATTGTGTTGTAGAACTTGATTTTGAAATATTCAAGAACTATAGAAATTTCCCAAagaacaagagagagagagattttttttttttttttttgagcccCAACAAGAGAGATAGAATTGAATGGTCATGGTCATAtatttagttataaaattctacCTAGTGTATACTAATTGTTACAtaaggagtataatttatataaaggCTAAGGCCCATTATTTTTTGCTGCCCAATATTCTCCATTCATGACTGGGCTACCCAGCCCAAGCCCAATAAGCCACCGTTTAATTCCTTGAATATTCATGTCgaatattattatttccatcACAAAAACTAATTCAATTTatctctttccaaaattgtggcTGTTTCCGAATCTCGAAAATGAGCTCCCTTCCATTTTCAATCGGAATTTACAATCCCGCTCGTACTCATAGATTCGAATCTCTCACCAGAGGGATAGTTCAATCCTCTGCTCTCAAATTGAATCAAAACAACACAATTTCACCTCCATTGAGCAGAAGAGCAGCTGTCGGCATTGGCTTCTGCTTCAGCCTTCTTCAATTTCTTCATCCGCGGACGGATGCCGCCGCGGCAGAGAGCGCCGCCGATCCATGTGAGTTCACGGAAGCTCCTTCAGGGCTCGCTTACTGTGACAAGGCTATCGGGACCGGACCTCAGCCTGCTAAAGGCCAGCTCATTAAGGTAAATTCAAATTAATCCTTTTGAATTCCTAGCATTGTTCTATAATTAGGTTTTGTATTTTGGTTGCAACAACTGCAaaagctaaataaataaaagcacaGAGTTTTTTCCCCCTTTAATGTGTTTATTGATAATACTTGTatttaaattgaattgaattgaattggCAGGCGCATTATATAGGTAGATTGGCAGATGGGAAGGTGTTTGATAGTAGTTACAACAGGGGAAAGCCTCTCGCGTTTCGCGTTGGAGTTGGTGAGGTAcgtcataattttattttattttattctcgaAATAAAAGTTTGATTATATTTCACTGTGCATCGCCAAATATTGCATGATTAAAATTATTGTATTAATGAACTAATGAATGCAGGTGATAAAAGGATGGGATGATGGAATTCTAGGTGGAGAAGGAATTCCACCTATGCTACCTGGTATTTTAATCTTTTCTAATTtctaaatttaatgaaatacccACATCCTACATCTAActctttaataaaatataattcctCACATTTATGTGTATATAGAAATTTCATTGTTAGTGAAGTTTAACTGTTGAGTTAATTTGCAGGAGGAAAACGCAAGCTGAGAATCCCTCCAGCATTGGGCTATGGCATGAGGGGAGCAGGCTGCAAAGGAGGTATTATATATGCATAATCAGCTTTATATATGCTATGAAATCATTAGGGTTTATGAAATGGAGTAAGAATAAGATGCATGTTCCATAACaacaacaaaataattaaagataacTACTCCCTCTCCACTTCAAATGGCCCTAAATTTTTTGACACGAATATTAAGGAATGTGTGATAAAGGTGTAAAGTGGTGGTAAGACCAttcaaaaaataatgttaaatatttctaaatttggaTTTGGTCATTTgaaatgggacaacccaaaataaaaaatagggtCATTTGAAACGGGACGGAGGGTGTAGTTTTTAAAATGTTAATACAAATGCGGTTTTGTATTTTCGACCACAAATCATCGGTCATTATTACTGTTGTTGTTGTCGTTGTTGTTGAAAGGTTAATCATTGTGCATAAATGAATGAATTGGTGGCGCAGGATCTTGCATTATTCCACCAGATTCAGTTCTTTTGTTCGATGTGGAGTTCATTGGAAAGGTTTAATTGGAGCCAATGTAGACTTTTTTCGTTCTATACTTTATGCTATTTTGTTTCTGGTATATTAAAAACAGCTGTGTAATTGAATAGAATCCGTCAAATACAGAAAGAAATTTggctcatttttatactttaccGAGATATATTAATTTGCTGGTTTAAAATGGCTCTCATTTGCCacattgttttctttttttactgCTTACATGGTTAAATAAATAACCCATAATCTGAAATTTATACTTTATACAGCACTAATCATACAAGGGCCATGTTCATTGCGTTAATCCAAGAGAGATTCAACCATTTACCaatattgaaaaatacaaaCTTTTTGCACAGCGATGAAGTTTGTAGTAGTTCTTCATAATTGTATTTTAGATAAAGTTTGGATAAATGACATAAAATTAGTCTCATGAGCTTTGACTTCATCTATACCAAAATTAATCTCGAATAATTCTGGATTTATTTAATCTCAGGTAACCAAATGTTCCATATACTACTTtctccgtcccattgatcttgtcctatttgttttttttttgggtttttcaATTGATCTTGTTctgtttctatttttggtaataattttacactacaaacaatatggtTACACGACTCACAcgcctttacacacttttactacactaattataTTTTCCTTAATAATCGTGTGCCAAAGAAATAAGACAAGCCTAATGGAATAGATTGAGTATTgtatattactctctccgtcccaatcTATTTGGTCACATCTTCTTATTTGGACATCTCATTTTAATAGACCGcttcctaaaatggaaagtcAATACATAACGAATATCTccacataactcattattatgCTATATGCCATTGTGACctaaaaaaagttaatttttttctcctattttattataagcTACTTATTTGTTTTCTTAACATCTGTGCCCAATCCTTGTGCCTATTAaattgggacgaatggagtatcaATTTAACCGAAATTAAATTAGCCCGAGATTACACAAGATTAAGTTGCCCGAGACTAAATTTTGTCATAGGGGATAAGCCAAGATTTATAATGCAGAATTATTCATACGTGAAGAGTAAATAGCTGATTAATGTATCTACTCAACCGAAcaagatatttaatttaatctaaTCTAATCTCATTAATCCTTAAACCGAACAGCTCCCTATAAGATCATGTCCTTGAAAATTGACGCATGCGATGTAAAGGTTGAGGACGAATAAATTAGTAGTACTTTATAAAAGATGAAAATGTTTACTGTTACAACGAGAATACGTTGTAACAttgaaattaatgaaaaaatGAATTGCGTGCAGATCATGGcttttgaaaagtaaaaagcTCTTATAAATTTCAAGTGTAAGtgagacataaagtgtggtacactaaATCTCATTTCCATTTATAGGACCTTACCATACGTTATCTACTTATCttgatatacaatatttatttttatttttatgaactGACGGATTAAACGGGAATTGAAATTCGTAGCTAAGTCTCATGGAGTATTTTATAAAAGGAAGAAATATCATTAAGCTATATAtaccactggccaccgggtcctcacttaaatgaagtgacccgggttcgatccctcttgggaacgaattggtgattggagatataagggtggagtttggtgaatggagagataaggtggttcttggagtggatggggaactaactactaacatctaacatgactttgaccgatcaaaaaaaaaaaaaaaaaaatcattaagctatatatatattcaaaatgTATTTTTTATGATACTGTTTCAATAGATCTCTTCGAAGACATTCAAGCAGCGAAAACCATATTTGTTAATAATGAGCTTTAAGATTCAATTTTCTcctaattctaaaaaaaaagattcaatTTTCTCCTATCCTATTTTTTCAActtaaaaataaactaaaaatagtaatgttttaatgagattaagagggtgtttgactaaacttattttaaaaatattttaagagcttataagttgtcaaagtgtttgaataatttaacttataagttagagagagaaaatctttgttagaTAGAAAAAATCGAAGAGAGATAAACTTGAGAAGGTTTTATatgatgaaaattataaattatagtcgtataatatttataaaataattattatatgttggggtagaggaactttattttttagagagcttataaatttttgaaatttatttttagagcttataagctgtttagtaACTCATTTTACCAAATACTCTGAAtaaacttataagctcagtcAAACGCCCTTCAAGATGTTTGTCAATTTTTCAACAATCCAATTTTTTCAacttaaaagtaaaataaaattagtgctagtgttttaatgaggctaAGAGGTTTGTCAACAAATTAATGTATTGATTTGTCGGATACGAATTCTAAAGAGCaataataatagtattattttatatagcATAGTCGACTTGTTGATCATAACCTTTTGATAGGCGTGGGCATGACGTTGgacttaatataaataattgagTAACTACGAATCTATCAATAATATTCAACGTAAAATAACTTTAGGTAATGAAGGGATAATTAGATGGATGAGTACCTATTTtttaacaataaatctatgcagccacactGTGGACCTGTGgtcacccacacactaatataataaagaaaatcttgatttatttaatttattttttaaaataaaaatagaatttagttattttactatattctgtacattgt comes from Salvia miltiorrhiza cultivar Shanhuang (shh) chromosome 3, IMPLAD_Smil_shh, whole genome shotgun sequence and encodes:
- the LOC131015004 gene encoding uncharacterized protein LOC131015004 → MNSRRLSISSGKSSHESSKCGKLGLLLRMGGDLGIFIIDLSDTYTDDEFVIFEEEKFVVARPNIRIPCRELYGARFCVIGSSLYILCVCEQSMNRGHPLKVYSVDLSPTLLKPPLSEIILEKDVLKEEPARLSPKQFPAVVPYGKRVVLFSTLISFCDWDVEGVGRAIDFEVYNPTNGDSIELPLLCICCGTPERGHMSWQDQLLPPVYRLGEHVKFTPKHNPENWKCYRDFRITSFGLYEKELIVKTDFGTMFRLNIEEFPVYGGWKLCEDLEFIDDYAWNFVIPDGICVNPYGISSVIPRKWIDFPISSMPGFTLGPRSSVSVTLPEHYPRLTCSLIIAQLAAEYSGMEYDIGRCRLFWTLDILNVDLVKFRYDDDGDGQQHKRIKSFKDDESHETVRRIKTLKFCLNNRVVADCSWIVSMFCL
- the LOC131015007 gene encoding glutamate receptor 2.7-like, whose protein sequence is MKLEAPMVAVFPLLVCILLMNTFSMNFTTAQSTPFPARVGVVVDMDSDVGKMRLSCIEMAISDYYTRHGYYQTKLVLDKRDVVGAAAAAVVNHISYLNVQCNLEIHDEIVARSDRKKADTYDELLYAVHQGKFDAAVGDVTILANRSQYVNFTLPYTEAGISSNKTKNACVLLKPQPLTWKLWLICFCSFIFMGFLIWILELWINEDFRGPLWHQVGTIFLFASSTKLISNLSRLLLIIWLLVVLILTLSYAASLTSILTVVQELQPTITDVNELIRNKENVCYRNGSFVFGAFEKYEL
- the LOC131015010 gene encoding peptidyl-prolyl cis-trans isomerase FKBP13, chloroplastic — translated: MSSLPFSIGIYNPARTHRFESLTRGIVQSSALKLNQNNTISPPLSRRAAVGIGFCFSLLQFLHPRTDAAAAESAADPCEFTEAPSGLAYCDKAIGTGPQPAKGQLIKAHYIGRLADGKVFDSSYNRGKPLAFRVGVGEVIKGWDDGILGGEGIPPMLPGGKRKLRIPPALGYGMRGAGCKGGSCIIPPDSVLLFDVEFIGKV